A window of the Bacteroidia bacterium genome harbors these coding sequences:
- a CDS encoding SpoIIE family protein phosphatase — protein MSFRLFNTGFPGINRALLLIMLIVAVNALISYFTIRKNNSEVTHLVSVMNPYLEALDEFNLMTTESKMYATNWVYVQVEEKDKDKLKSIHQTGYPRLKSVLLERVGNIGREGEEQRLKSIMKEFEKLIIAEQLVMVKLSSFDEYEDATRKFQAEDMMESQIIPMADTIRTHLESLIGSNRSFAENKKSEVIASSNSLRITLISVSLALLGAVILGFLFISRSIRKPVLKMKEVVGNLSKGELTEGHLAVSKDVIGEMTGSINILSDNFRKTSEFATEIGKGNFDATFELLGKNDQLGSALMGMKESLKAYSEDLESQVAERTRELLEKSAKLELAYGEIRDSIQYAKHIQEAILPSRELIDRIFRQSFIFYKPKDIVSGDFYWFAQREDEVVVAIVDCTGHGVPGALMTVIGSSLLNQIVNIMGITEPGLVLRNLDEKVIETLKQQGGNFSNDGMDLALFRYNLSSGKMEFAGAKRSLFHFTATDVKEIKGDKFPIGSTQYGDQKRFTTQPVNIREGDVIYMFSDGYQDQFGGMAGKKFMLKRFKEMLKEIYRMKMPDQLLVLEQENAQWTGNSEQTDDILVMGIRF, from the coding sequence ATGAGTTTCAGACTCTTTAATACCGGTTTTCCGGGCATCAACAGGGCGCTTCTGCTCATCATGCTGATCGTGGCAGTAAATGCGCTGATCAGCTATTTTACTATTCGTAAGAATAACTCGGAAGTTACACATCTTGTCAGTGTGATGAATCCATACCTGGAAGCACTGGATGAGTTTAACCTCATGACTACCGAAAGTAAAATGTATGCCACCAACTGGGTATATGTTCAGGTGGAAGAAAAGGATAAAGACAAACTGAAGTCCATTCATCAGACCGGTTACCCCCGCCTGAAATCAGTGCTGCTTGAACGGGTAGGAAATATCGGACGGGAAGGGGAGGAGCAGCGACTAAAATCCATCATGAAGGAATTCGAGAAGCTGATCATCGCCGAACAGTTGGTGATGGTGAAACTCTCTTCTTTTGACGAGTATGAGGATGCTACACGAAAATTCCAGGCAGAGGATATGATGGAATCCCAGATTATTCCCATGGCCGACACCATACGTACCCACCTGGAATCGCTGATTGGCAGCAACAGGTCGTTTGCAGAGAATAAGAAGAGCGAAGTTATTGCTTCCTCCAATTCATTGCGCATCACACTTATCTCCGTGTCGCTTGCTTTACTGGGAGCAGTTATACTGGGATTTCTGTTCATTTCCCGTTCTATCCGGAAACCGGTTTTGAAAATGAAGGAGGTGGTGGGTAATCTTTCGAAGGGCGAATTAACAGAAGGCCATCTCGCCGTGAGTAAGGATGTAATCGGGGAGATGACAGGTTCTATCAATATCCTTTCGGATAATTTCCGGAAGACTTCCGAGTTCGCCACCGAGATCGGGAAAGGAAATTTTGATGCAACGTTCGAGCTGTTGGGGAAAAATGATCAGCTGGGAAGCGCGCTCATGGGTATGAAGGAGAGCCTGAAGGCCTATTCCGAGGATCTGGAATCGCAAGTGGCCGAGCGCACCCGCGAGCTCCTCGAGAAAAGCGCAAAACTGGAACTGGCTTATGGTGAAATTCGTGATTCCATTCAGTACGCCAAACATATTCAGGAAGCTATTCTTCCTTCACGGGAACTGATAGACAGGATATTCCGGCAGTCGTTCATCTTCTATAAACCGAAAGATATTGTCAGCGGCGATTTTTACTGGTTCGCACAGAGAGAGGATGAAGTGGTAGTGGCTATTGTTGATTGTACCGGTCATGGTGTTCCGGGCGCATTAATGACGGTCATCGGAAGCTCCCTGCTTAATCAGATTGTGAATATTATGGGGATCACCGAACCCGGTCTTGTTCTCCGGAACCTGGACGAGAAAGTGATTGAAACGCTCAAACAACAGGGCGGCAATTTCAGTAACGACGGAATGGATCTGGCCCTGTTTCGTTATAATCTGTCGAGCGGGAAGATGGAGTTTGCGGGAGCCAAGCGATCCCTGTTTCATTTTACTGCAACGGATGTTAAGGAAATCAAGGGCGATAAATTCCCTATCGGTTCCACTCAGTATGGAGATCAGAAGCGGTTTACTACGCAGCCGGTCAATATCCGGGAAGGAGATGTGATCTATATGTTCTCGGATGGCTACCAGGATCAGTTTGGCGGCATGGCGGGAAAGAAATTTATGCTTAAGCGATTTAAAGAGATGCTGAAAGAGATTTACCGCATGAAGATGCCTGATCAGCTGCTGGTACTGGAACAGGAAAATGCACAATGGACCGGTAATTCGGAGCAAACGGACGATATCCTGGTGATGGGAATCCGGTTTTAG
- a CDS encoding ABC transporter ATP-binding protein encodes MSLLRTEHLDKFFHDPVEFQALKDINITVEKGEFASIVGSSGSGKSTLLYVLSTLDTDYKGSIYFEEEDLSKLSKNRLSELRNEKIGFVFQFHYLLNEFTVLENVMLPALKLGKFSEEEITERAMQKLDILGLKDQAVKKANKLSGGQQQRVAIARALINDPLIIFGDEPTGNLDSKNTELVFNIFQQLKTEFRQTILVVTHDMDFARKTDRIITLHDGSVVGS; translated from the coding sequence ATGAGTTTACTTCGGACAGAACACCTGGACAAATTCTTTCATGACCCTGTGGAATTCCAGGCACTGAAGGATATTAACATTACGGTGGAAAAAGGAGAATTTGCCTCTATCGTAGGCTCTTCCGGAAGCGGTAAGTCCACTCTTTTGTATGTACTTTCCACCCTGGATACCGATTATAAAGGCAGTATCTATTTTGAAGAAGAAGATCTTTCCAAACTCAGCAAGAACCGCCTTTCTGAACTGAGAAATGAAAAGATTGGTTTTGTATTCCAATTTCATTACCTGCTCAATGAATTCACCGTACTTGAAAACGTTATGTTGCCCGCTTTGAAACTCGGAAAATTCAGCGAGGAGGAGATTACAGAAAGGGCCATGCAGAAGCTGGACATACTCGGACTAAAGGATCAGGCTGTGAAGAAGGCGAACAAGCTTTCAGGAGGGCAGCAGCAACGGGTTGCCATTGCCCGGGCGCTGATTAACGATCCGCTGATCATCTTCGGAGATGAACCCACAGGAAACCTGGATTCGAAGAATACGGAACTCGTGTTTAATATTTTCCAGCAACTTAAGACCGAATTCAGGCAAACCATTTTGGTAGTGACACACGATATGGATTTCGCCCGGAAGACAGACCGGATCATTACACTGCATGACGGGAGCGTAGTGGGAAGCTGA
- a CDS encoding ABC transporter permease gives MNKKSPVLRIALTHLLSKRRQTIVAMLGVTFGIAIFIFQGGLMSGFQKTFIDQTISTTASVRLYNEAKKNRPSILSIHEPQSKAWQVVNNQKPKEEQPRVKDGYQIMEILEKDKEVLGVSPFLGSQAIFKVGIAQVSGRVSGVDILKENVIFNVEDYMVQGSTQKLQTVPNGIILGEGLADLLAAHMGDNITVISPLGVTLEMKVVGINRSGLTELDKSRAYINLRNAQKLLQVDGAYITDINIRLKDIDKAEILARHYEKKFGYRAMDWKEANANVFSVFKIQNMVTYLIIASILIVSGFGIFNILMMIIYEKLPDIAILKAIGYKDRDVMKIFLTESMIIGIVGGLLGLLLGFTLQKVIGSIEMDIKGFISTKYLTFNSTPAFYAFAYLFGLIATAVAGYIPARKASKVDAIDIIRAK, from the coding sequence TTGAACAAAAAGAGCCCGGTACTGCGCATTGCCCTCACGCATCTTCTTTCAAAGAGGAGGCAAACCATTGTGGCTATGCTGGGTGTAACATTTGGGATCGCCATATTTATTTTCCAGGGAGGGTTAATGAGTGGCTTTCAAAAAACATTCATTGACCAGACCATCAGCACTACCGCCAGTGTTCGCTTATATAACGAAGCGAAAAAAAACCGTCCTTCCATTCTTTCCATTCACGAACCACAAAGCAAGGCCTGGCAGGTAGTGAATAATCAGAAACCTAAGGAAGAACAGCCGCGGGTAAAAGACGGATACCAGATTATGGAGATCCTTGAAAAAGACAAGGAAGTGTTGGGCGTATCACCGTTTCTGGGCTCACAGGCGATATTCAAGGTAGGAATTGCACAGGTTTCGGGGAGAGTGTCAGGGGTTGACATACTGAAAGAGAATGTAATCTTCAATGTGGAGGATTACATGGTGCAGGGCAGCACACAGAAACTGCAGACAGTTCCCAACGGGATTATTCTCGGCGAGGGACTGGCAGACCTTCTGGCGGCGCACATGGGAGACAATATCACGGTTATTTCACCGCTGGGAGTAACACTGGAGATGAAAGTGGTAGGCATCAACCGATCGGGGCTTACCGAACTGGACAAATCGAGGGCTTATATCAATTTACGCAATGCACAGAAGTTGTTACAGGTAGACGGGGCGTATATTACCGATATTAACATTCGCCTGAAGGATATTGACAAAGCGGAGATCCTTGCCCGTCATTATGAAAAAAAGTTTGGCTACCGTGCCATGGACTGGAAAGAAGCGAACGCGAACGTATTCAGTGTATTCAAGATCCAGAATATGGTTACCTATCTGATCATCGCATCCATTCTTATCGTTTCAGGGTTTGGAATATTTAATATTCTGATGATGATCATTTATGAAAAACTTCCCGACATCGCCATTCTCAAGGCCATCGGTTATAAGGACCGCGATGTGATGAAAATTTTTCTTACCGAATCCATGATTATCGGGATCGTGGGAGGATTACTGGGTTTGCTGCTTGGCTTTACCCTTCAAAAAGTAATCGGGAGCATCGAGATGGATATCAAAGGTTTTATTTCAACGAAATACCTCACCTTCAATTCCACACCCGCTTTTTATGCATTTGCATACCTGTTTGGTCTTATAGCAACCGCAGTAGCGGGTTATATTCCAGCACGTAAAGCTTCCAAAGTGGATGCCATTGATATTATCCGGGCAAAATGA